In Drosophila miranda strain MSH22 chromosome Y unlocalized genomic scaffold, D.miranda_PacBio2.1 Contig_Y3_pilon, whole genome shotgun sequence, a single window of DNA contains:
- the LOC117194845 gene encoding probable cytochrome P450 12a5, mitochondrial has translation MSQVNQEFVQRYPNASTLEVPDNFIDTINRWTLSGRAIGEGSQRGVVRPENEQSVLEKLLKVDKKVATIMAMDMLMAELIPYTSSTFTGVKNPEKAGHTPKEVMKYCPQGLGFHGRIHEERSLFACQHQRVASDVPAGCYECPSSQSGQRFERIPMSAGTCVSMVPLSLLSSEEHFPKAAEFLPERWIRNATDSTGQCPANDLKLKNPFVSCPSDWTPDVRWKAHRGHGAGGLAGSFELNIEFNHSTEKAFAVN, from the exons ATGTCCCAGGTCAATCAGGAATTTGTGCAGCG CTATCCGAATGCCAGCACTCTAGAGGTTCCTGATAACTTCATAGACACCATCAATCGCTGGACCCTGA GCGGTAGAGCGATTGGAGAAGGAAGCCAAAGGGGTGTTGTCCGTCCTGAGAACGAGCAGAGTGTACTGGAAAAGCTGCTCAAGGTCGACAAGAAGGTGGCCACAATCATGGCCATGGACATGCTAATGGCGGAGTTGATACCGTAC ACCTCTAGCACATTTACAGGGGTCAAGAATCCCGAAAAAGCAGGCCATACTCCGAAGGAGGTGATGAAGTACTGCCCACAAGGACTCGGATTTCACGGAAGAATCCATGAAGAACGTTCCCTATTTGCGTGCCAGCATCAAAGAGTCGCATCGGATGTACCCGCTGGCTGTTATGAATGCCCGAGTTCTCAATCGGGACAGCGTTTTGAGCGGATACCAATGTCAGCTGGTACCTGTGTGTCGATGGTTCCCCTGAGCTTGCTATCAAGCGAGGAGCACTTCCCCAAGGCTGCTGAGTTCCTGCCAGAACGTTGGATTCGTAACGCCACAGACTCCACCGGGCAATGCCCAGCaaatgacttgaagctgaagaaTCCGTTTGTGTCTTGCCCTTCGGATTGGACCCCGGATGTGCGTTGGAAAGCGCATCGTGGACATGGAGCTGGAGGGCTCGCCGGCTCCTTCGAACTCAACATCGAGTTCAATCACTCCACGGAAAAAGCCTTCGCAGTGAACTGA